The genomic region TAAGAGTACCGAAAAACCGATCCAGTTTCGTGTGTTTGACATTTGTTGCATATTTCTGGACGTCATTCCGGCCAAGCCCGCACAGCGGGCGCGAGCCGGAATCCAGTAGCCGATCGTCCTGAGCGTGTCGAAGGAGAACGGCAGCCCTTCTCTAAATCAAGACAAGAGAAAAAAAGACCCCTCGCCCCCATTTGGGGGAGAGGGCGAGGGTGAGGGGGCCAGAAACCACAGGCTCGCCACAGAGCTCCGAAGGCGGCAGAGAGGTTCGCAGGTCAGCGGACGTACCCGCAGGACCTGAGCATTAGTCGGCCATATTAGGATTACGCCGACCCGTGGGGCGGCCTTTGTCCCTATGGGCCCTGTTGAAATTCCGTTGACAATTCTGGGAAATGGCAGCAAAATCCCGCATATTGTGAGGATACTTGGGCTGGTGTTATACAGACCAACATAATTATATACCCCGCCAAGCCGTTTCAACAATACTCTGGCTCAAAGGCACACTATTGTATTCGAGGTGTCAATGGGTAGGTTACAGAACTACGTTGCCACATATAAGGAACTTAGGCCAAAGTACGAGCGCCTTACGAAGAAGATCGAGGGGCTCCTGCAAGAACTGCTCGAAGGCGCACATCTTCAGTCCTTCACAATAAAGAGCAGAACTAAGTCCGTTGAAAGCTTTGAGCAGAAAATCTTACGCCCGGACAAATCCTACCAGAATCCTTTGGCCGAAGTAAGTGATTTGTCCGGTATACAGATAATCGTCCGTTCGTTAGATGATATTCAAGCGGTAGAAGAAATCATTGACGGAGAATTCAGCGTTGACCAAGATCTATCTGTGAAAAAGGCTGACATTCTTGATCCTGACCGCTTCGGCTATTTAACTCAGCATTTTGTTGTCAAAATCAAGGCGCCGAGGACCCAGCTAACCGAATGGGAAGATTTAAAGGACCTTTCGGCAGAGATTCAGGTGCGGACGGTGCTTCAACATGCCTGGGCTATAATCTCTCATGCGTTTGACTACAAAATATCGGCAGAAATACCCAAGCAGCTTCGGCGTCAGCTTTTCCGCGTAAGCGCTCTCTTAGAAGTTGCCGATACTGAACTGACGAATTTTGTTCGCCAAGTTGCCAGCTTACAAGAGCAATACAAGGAGCAGATTGCAGCAGAGGATATTCATGTTGAAGTGAATATTGATTCGCTTCGTGCTTTTACCGAGACGTCGCCGATTGTTGAAGAATGGGCCAAGTACATAGAATCACTTAGTGTGAAGGTGGGCGGTGTTGGAAGCGCTATCTCAAGAGACCTACGGATGGCGAAGATAGCTGGTGTCGAATCAGTTAATGAAATTGACCATCTTCTCCGGGATGCAAGGTCGTGGGGCAAAGAGTATCTCCAAGAGTTTTTTCACAATACATGGGGAAAGCCACTCCCAAATGATCGGGGAATTTCATTAGACCGCAATGGTATTGTCGCCTTGTTCATTATTGCATCCAAGCTCGACATCCTTACTGATGAGTTGCTTAACGACGAACTGGGTTGGGGCCTGCCTGAGAACGCGACTGTTCCGGCTCGAAAATACAACCCGCAATACAGAACATAGGCGTTTCAGGCCATTGTCCGAGCCTTTAGGGCAGGCTAATTATAGTTATGCGGCCCGTGCTGCGAGGCACCCCGGAGGAAGGGGCGTGGGATGATGAAGCGATTGCCGC from Candidatus Methylomirabilis lanthanidiphila harbors:
- the ywaC gene encoding GTP pyrophosphokinase YwaC, with the protein product MGRLQNYVATYKELRPKYERLTKKIEGLLQELLEGAHLQSFTIKSRTKSVESFEQKILRPDKSYQNPLAEVSDLSGIQIIVRSLDDIQAVEEIIDGEFSVDQDLSVKKADILDPDRFGYLTQHFVVKIKAPRTQLTEWEDLKDLSAEIQVRTVLQHAWAIISHAFDYKISAEIPKQLRRQLFRVSALLEVADTELTNFVRQVASLQEQYKEQIAAEDIHVEVNIDSLRAFTETSPIVEEWAKYIESLSVKVGGVGSAISRDLRMAKIAGVESVNEIDHLLRDARSWGKEYLQEFFHNTWGKPLPNDRGISLDRNGIVALFIIASKLDILTDELLNDELGWGLPENATVPARKYNPQYRT